The sequence GGGACGTGCACGCTTGTTGATCGGAGTAGACTAACAGTGGTGGGATGTCCGCGTGTCGCCATGCAAGTGGAGGGAGAGGATGAGAAGTTAAACAGATTCTAAACTTTGATAGATTTTTTCTCTTCAACCATACATCCAGTTAAAAATCCATTTGAACCATAATACTCgttgaaattaatgcaaaaaaatAAGATCTAATATGctattttttattcttttatctAACAGTTCAATATTTTAATATACTAGctcaacaatttaatttaatattttaacatTTGTAACATACTGTTTCAatatttgttaaaaaaatgttgaattaatTTTTTTGAAGTGTTGAATTAGTTTTCTTAGAATGTTGAACCCATTTATCAAAAATGTTGACTCCACTAACAGAGTTAAGTAAAAAAGAAAATACTAGACTAGTCTATTAGGTATTAGTTTCGGGTCCGACTGGAGTGCAATGAGCGGTTTTGTGCAAACGTGCAAGCGATAGCTACGGCACGCTCGATGCACATCCGACGGCGAGTTGTCATTATTCACTTAACCCCTCCCACGTGGTAACGTAGGATAGAAAAACAAATGCTAATAACCCCTGGAAAACGAGAAATCTTACCGATCGTGCACGAAACTGGTGCCCTGGATTACATTAATCTCACCTTTTGCACGAAACTCTTCAACTTCATCCATTAATTTAATACTACCTATCGTGCTGTAACGATCAAGATTTAGCATTGATGACAACTCATGCACCTAATTAAAAACCATGCGACGTACGGATCTTCTTTCACCCAAGACGCTAGACGCAAGGACAAGATGCACGTACGTTGAAATGGTGATGGCCGAAGACGCAGCAATTAGTGAGGCTCGTCTCTCGTTGGAAAGACACAAATCACTTGCGTCGGCAAGGAAGAGGGCGACGAGttggacgacgccgacgccgacgccgcagaTCACCCCGTCGAACGACGGCGATGGCCACCAAACCGCGACGGCGCAGAAGCAGGCACTGATAGCGCGATCTTTCTGCCGAGAGAGGAGGCACGATCGGTAAGATTTCTCGATTTCCAGGGGTTATTAGCATTTGTTTTTCTATCCAACGTTACCACGTGGGAGGGGTTAAGTGAATAATGACGACTCGCTGTCGGATGTGCATCGAGCGTGCCGTAGCTGCCGCTTGcatgtttgcacaaaactgctcATTGCACTCCAGTCGGACCCATTAGTTTCTGCTTGTGTCAGATGATATAACACCGTTACTGTCCGCTGACTGCTGCTTCTGTTCAACAGTTCAAGCCATCGCAATGCCTCCCCCTCTCTTCCATTGTTCTTTATTCGCTACTATATGGGCTGTGCGTTACTCAGCAAGTGGTCCGAGTTGGGCTGTACGACAAGTTGCTTAATGATCTTCCGGATGATATATAGGGATGGGGCCGTTTAAGTTATATACCTTTGGTGAATTCCGTTGAACGAAAGGTGTCGTGGTGTAGTTGATTATCACGTCAGTCTAACACACTGAAGGtctccggttttgtagttggtTATCACGTCAGTCTAACACACTGAAGGTCTCCGGTTCGAGTCCGGGCGACgccaactttttttttgggtcattctTTACTCTTTCAATCGTCGCGTAGCAGTTAAACAACAATCTTATAGTGTGGAAACAAATCATCTGGTGAAAGCATTCTTTTTATACAAGAACGGGCTTTAATCAAACCCACTTTTTGTAAGCTCCAGAGCATAGGTTTCATATAAAAAGTCAACAAGTACAATGACATGAAAATAGTGTAGCGCAAGCAACAAATAATACACAGATTTTTAAAATGGAGATAACGTATACAACATTACAAATTTAGGACTGCAACTTTTAAGCTGCAGATAGCAGCTGTTGTTAACCCGGTCTCGAGTTTGTGACTCTTCCAGTCTAACACTTCTTAGTACCACTCACATGCAGATCATGGTGGTCCTTGCTTTTACGGCAACCTGCAGGGCCAAAGAGTTCATATTTGTTGTGAGATCTTCGGAATTCAACGGTATAATGGAACGAAAAACACATAATTTTCGAGATACGAGCTCTAGATATATAGATAGAATGATAGATTGATGCTTCAATCAAAGTGATAGCCTTAAAAATATGTTGCAAATTCTCTAAAAGCTTCTTTGTTCTTGCTCACGCAAGATATACGATAAATGCATAAGATCTTCCGAGTAAACTCACGATAGTTTCAAGGATATATCAGAACCATCATCATTGTCATGCGAGCTTCCTGAATACAATGCAGTCATCACAGATTCAGATGACTGTCCGTCTTCGGTGAGGACATCTTCTGTATCAGCAGCAACCACTGCCGCGCCAGCTGTAATCACCTGAGGCACCTGCACCCAGGAACAAATAACAGAGTTGTAAACATGTCCTTTGCTGCCATTGGATAGATGGACGTTCTAACAAATGCACATATGGTTTGTTACCTGTTTTTTCAGAAGCCTGTTGTCATCTTCAAGCTGTGCGCCCTACATGAACAAAAAACCCACATAATTGCATCGTTAACTTCTCCCCTCATTGTAGTTATTTTCGTTCCATTTGTGCATGGTGAAGGATTCACTTCTTGCAAGTTAATCTTATATGCAAATTCTGTGGAAATAGCATCGTCTATACTTCCAAATATCTACATGAAAATCTGTTGAATTGCAGATGCACAACATTTTTCATGAAATACAGACAATAAACATAATCCCAAATACTAACGATTTTTTTTTGCCAGATGGCGTACTAAAACAAATACACTATCCTGTGTACTATTTCCCAAGAAATTAAATGATAAGACTAAGCAAACATCATAACAACTTCACAAATAGTTAACACACATAAACCTTTTGTGTAAATAGTGCAATAATCCGTCCATAAGAGAAGATGAGAACATATCTACCAGAATACACATATGACTCGCGCATAGTTTTCTTACTACTTACCTACAACACATATGACTCTAGATAGGATGCTTTCCTTTAAAACTAACCTAAGGAGGACCCCTTAGTCCGGGTTGATGTTATCAACCGGGACTACATTCAAAATTTCTTGACCTACTGTTGGCCAAACTACCTGAGCACTAGGTCCAATGTGAGTATGATCGCTTAGACATTGGAAAAACGGGCACTGTGAAAGTACATGCCACTCAACCAAAGAAAGATAATGAGAGTTGACCAAAATGAGCACTAAAGTCTTTATGGGAGATCTCCAAATGACTGGTATGACTATCGCAATCGTGGCATCAGCATGTAGGTTCCAGATCCAAGTGGTAGTATCAGGACCCTTAGCAATTGTTCTGGAGAAATGCCCGGGTCTAGTCCATTCCTCAAAAGATATTTTTACAGgatctctatccacaataattTGAACTTCTGGCTCCGGAGAACAAATAATCATTAAGTCCTCTTTCTGGACAAGGCATACAAAGAGACCCGCCAACTGTCTTTTTATTGAATCTTTAAAAGATAGATATTATGATTAGTCCTTTTCTTTACTATCTACCATCCTTCTTTATTTTAGTTATTAACTGagcttttagtcccggttggaggcttCATCGGGACTAACGTCCCCGCCCCCGCCACCTAGCAGTTAGACACTAATGCCTATATTAGTCCTAGGTCTAAATGCGGCCGGGAGTAACGCATGTGATCGATGCACCATTCTCAAGTAGTTATATGTCTTTTCAATCTACCTTTTTCTCTGATATTACTATCGAGGCTCGAGTCACCTATTTCTCTTCATATGGTTCCACTAACATGGATAATGGATCCATGAGGCATCCACATTGAGGTCACTTGGAACAAAGCCACAGGTACAGTTCAACCTTATCACAATGTAGCAGGCACCCAAATGAGCTTTAAGACCCAACATTCCAGAATCAGTTCAAGTTTGAATCAGTAAAACTCAgccttattttttaaaaaaataaaaactgtTTTTGAAACATAAAAAAACTAGGAAACAGGAAACCAGGACGAGATCTTCTATTTTTCGAAGCAACACTATCCAAAATTGGGCTTCGAAATAGGCTGCATATTTTCCAAGGTTATTGCAACATTGAGTTTGATACAAACTTCATGTAAGCACATAAAGGAAATGACAACAGCCACCTTATTTAAAACATCAGCGCACCCAATTTCACTAATTTTCTACTATGTATCGACTGAAACAGACAATTCACAAAAGCAATCAGGTTTATATAATCATTTCTCACCTTTTGCTGTAATTCGCTGATTTGTTGCATGAATAGCTGGTCCTGAAGAGACATACATTGTGTGAAAATACAGGTATACACAAAGCTCCAACTCAAGAAGCTAACGCTAGGTTGAAGAACACCATGAGCAGTCACCCTACCTTTGTACTAAGAACTCTATGCAGTCCTGCTTCAAGTTTCCTTTCCATTTGGTGCAATTCCTCTACACTCAAACCCTCGAGCTCCTCACCTCTCATCTGTCTACAATATCAAACAGTAAAATCATTTTTGTTAACTTGAAGGTTTCCTTTCATACCTAACAATTTTCTCTGAATCACACAAAACAATATGGAACAAATTTAAAACATAACCTAAGTCCATGACTTGCTTCAGCGAGTTGTTCATTCAAACCGCTATACTTGCTCTGCTCTACCTGAAAATTAATAAAGAAAACAAGATTAGTCTATAATTTAAATCCAACACTAAATACATGCATACTGTCCTTTCTATATATGAGTTAAACCTTCTCAAGACACTTGTGCAACCTACAATGAAGAAGAAATTTGGGACAATTATTGATGCTGTAGAGACATGGCCATGGTGTATCTTCACATATACTATTGAAGGAAAAGATGATGTCTATCTAAAGTTGGTTATATAGAAGTAAATAAAGACACTAAATGTTGCTCATGAACTAATGATAAAATAGAAAGGAATACTTCACAATCCTTCTTCAATTTATCACCTGAGCATGCTGTCAATGCTCAATCTATATATGTATCTTTCATCAGCTTAAAATCCGCGAAGGATACCATGGATTAACCACAAGGAATTGCA comes from Panicum virgatum strain AP13 chromosome 4K, P.virgatum_v5, whole genome shotgun sequence and encodes:
- the LOC120703581 gene encoding MADS-box transcription factor 55-like isoform X1 — encoded protein: MAQERRAIRRIENAAARQVTFSKRRRGLFKKAQELAVLCDADVALIVFSATGKLSQFASSSMNKIIDKYSTHSKNLGKSHEKPSIDLNVEQSKYSGLNEQLAEASHGLRQMRGEELEGLSVEELHQMERKLEAGLHRVLSTKDQLFMQQISELQQKGAQLEDDNRLLKKQVPQVITAGAAVVAADTEDVLTEDGQSSESVMTALYSGSSHDNDDGSDISLKLSLP
- the LOC120703581 gene encoding MADS-box transcription factor 55-like isoform X2 yields the protein MITVLLNGGPEQVVGSLVSMNKIIDKYSTHSKNLGKSHEKPSIDLNVEQSKYSGLNEQLAEASHGLRQMRGEELEGLSVEELHQMERKLEAGLHRVLSTKDQLFMQQISELQQKGAQLEDDNRLLKKQVPQVITAGAAVVAADTEDVLTEDGQSSESVMTALYSGSSHDNDDGSDISLKLSLP